Below is a window of Desulfurococcaceae archaeon DNA.
TGCTCCCGTGAACGTGCCGTCGTTTTTAGTACCTATTTTTATTTTGAAGTGGAAAACGAAGTTCGAGTGATCTAGCATGTCTTCTTCTCTAGTGTACGCTATTTTAATGGGCTTCCTTGCCTTTAAGCACAGCGCTACGGCTATTGGTACCAGGTAGTTAGTCTGTATACTCGATCCGAAGGAGCCTCCTATAGGGACCTTCACGACGTTTATTCTGCTCGCTGGAATATCAAATAACTGGCTTACTAGTATCCTCGTGTTATGGATGGTCTGGGTCGTTGTGTATATTGTAAGCTTTCCACCGGGTTCCGGCACGCATAAAACCGCTTTAGGCTCTAACTGCATGTGGTAGCGCTTACCCGTTTTAAACGCTCTTTCAAGTAGTAAGTCTGCTTCAGCAAACCCCCTTTCCACGTCGCCTTCCTCGTAATCTAACCTAGCTGCAATGTTGTTTTCCACGTCTATCCACTTACCCCCCTTCATTATCTTTTCATGTATCTTGGGGGCGCCGGGCTTCATCGCCTCCAGCGGATCTAATATCGGTTCGTGTACTTTCTCAAATTCCACTCTAATGGCTTCGGCAGCCCTCTGAGCGAGTTCTTCAGAAGGTGCCGCGACGGCAGCTATGGGTTCTCCCAGGTATCTTGGTTTGTACGTTAAGACGTACGTGTCCTTGTACGTCACCTCCTCGATGCTCACGAGCCTCGGATTAAATGGCCTTTGAGGTACGTCATCGGGTGTTATGACGATTGCACCCATTTTAACGGCTTCACTCACGTCTATTCTCCTTATATCCGCAAACGCGTAAGGGCTTCTAACTATTTTTCCAACGAGCATGCCGGGTACTTCGAGGTCGTTGGTGTACTTTAAGGTTCCTGTAACTTTGGCTTCTGCATCCTTGCGTGGCGTCCTTTTACCTATGAACCTGTAACTAGTACTGGCCACCGGCATTCACCTCGAGGAGGGTTTTCCGCACCGCTTCGACTATTTTAACGTAACCAGTGCACCTGCACAGATTCGCGACCTGCTCTTTGACGTCTTCCACGTCCTTAATTCTACCCTGAACTATCCCAGCCCACGCGGTAAGGAGTATTCCCGGCGTACAGAAACCGCACTGCACCGCGCCGCTTTCAGCGAAGTTCTTTACCAGGGTCTTGAACAAACTATCTCCCTGCAAGCCCTCGACCGTGATCACCTCTTTGCCGTCAGCCTGAACCGTTAGTACCATGCATGATAAAACAGGGTTACCGTTTACTAGTACTGTGCAACTACCACACTCTCCCCGCTCACACCCGCGCTTAACGCTCTTTACCCTAAGCTTTAGCCTAAGGGTGTTTAGCAGTACTTCGCGGGGGTCTACATCGACTTGTACGAGCTTACCATCTAACTTGAACTTCACGATCATTCAAAGCCACCTCTGTAAGCACCCTTAGTGGCCTCCAATAGTAGTTCCCTGACCAGTAGCTTAGATAGGTAAAGCCTGTACTCTGCCGGCGCCCTCACATCGGTTATTGGTGATATATCCTTTACGACCAGCTTAGACGCCTCTTCGAATACCTCCAAGGTGGGCTTCTTGCCGACTAAAGCCCTCTCCACAGTGTAAGCCCTTACAGGCTTCGGAGCCACGGAGTTCAATGCTATTCTAACATCGCTGATCACCCCATCCTCGAGCTTTAAAGCCACGGCAACCGCGACAACTGACATGTCGTGACCACGCCTTCTACCGATCTTGGTGTAGGCAAAGCCGGCTTTCCCGAGCTTTCTATAAGGTACGATCACCTCCACGAGGAGCTCATCAGGCGCTAGGGCTATTTGCCTCGGCCCCAAGAAGAAATCGGTTATGGGTATGAACCTCTCTCCGCGTATACTCACTGCCTTCACCACCGCCTCGTAAACGAGTAGTGGTGGTGCTGTGTCGGCTGCCGGGGATGCGTTACAAAGATTCCCCCCAATAGTAGCCATGTTCCTGATCTGCCAGTAAGCGAACTCCCGCGCTACTAGCCTTAGTAGAGGAGTCTTCTCTGCAACGATGGATGAGTCCAGTAACTCCTGTATAGTCGTAAGTGCACCGACGTGGAGTGACTCCCCCGTATCTCTAATATACTTCAGGCTGCTGATCCCGCTAATATCAACCACGTACTTTGGCCTGTACCTCCCTGTCTTCATGTCGAGAACAAGGTCTGTCCCTCCGGCTAGTACCTTGACGTCTCTCCGCTCGGCTAAGAACTTCACGGCATCTTCCACGCTTAACGCCTTGTAGTATTCGTATTCGGGAAGCCTATACATCACTTTACCTCACCCTCCGAGCCTGCCGAGGTATTCAAGTACCTTCCACGGTGTGAGCGGTGTCGAAGTTATGTTAACTCCAAGAGCAAATGCTACGGCATTGGCAATGGACGCCGGGCCTGGGATCAACGCCATCTCCCCAACACCCTTAGCCCCGAAAGCACCGTGCTTAAATACGTCTTCGACGAACACCGGCTCAGCGACCTCCGGCATGTCCCTGGCCGTCGGCAAGACGTAGTCTGTGAAGTTCGCATTCAATATTCTACCCTGTTCGTCGAAGTACAGCTGCTCCATTAACGTGTAACCTACTGCCTGGGCCACCGCGCCTTCAAGCTGCCCTTCAACCTGTAGCGGATTAATAATTCTACCCGCCGCGAGCCCGGGGTAAACCCTGAGAACTTTCACGTTACCCGTCCACGTGTCGACTTCAACTTCCGTTACCAGGGCTATAAAGCTGTAGGCGGGGTACGCGAAGCCCTGCCCCACGGTCTCGTCGAACCTGCCCTTGGGGAGGTAGTAGTAGCCAGTAGCGCTCATCTCTACTCCCCTGGCGTATGCTTCGCGCACGAGGTCTTTCCACGAAATGCGCTTGTCGGGATCGCTCTTCGAGTAGACCTTGCCTTCCCTGAACACCAGGTCACCCGGGTCAACGTTTAGAATGCGAGAAGCTAGCTGCGTTAGCCTTTCTCTGAGCTTAGCAACGGCAACCAGCACTCCCAGCCCACCTATACCGGTACCCCTTGATGCGTGCGTGGCGCCACTATCGGGTGCCTCCGTAGTCGCGAACACCACTTTAACCAGTTCGCAGGGAACCCCTAGCACTTCGGAAACTATCTGCGTGTGCGAAGACGTTGGAGAGCCCTGACCCATCTCCACTATTC
It encodes the following:
- a CDS encoding (2Fe-2S)-binding protein is translated as MIVKFKLDGKLVQVDVDPREVLLNTLRLKLRVKSVKRGCERGECGSCTVLVNGNPVLSCMVLTVQADGKEVITVEGLQGDSLFKTLVKNFAESGAVQCGFCTPGILLTAWAGIVQGRIKDVEDVKEQVANLCRCTGYVKIVEAVRKTLLEVNAGGQY
- a CDS encoding xanthine dehydrogenase family protein subunit M yields the protein MYRLPEYEYYKALSVEDAVKFLAERRDVKVLAGGTDLVLDMKTGRYRPKYVVDISGISSLKYIRDTGESLHVGALTTIQELLDSSIVAEKTPLLRLVAREFAYWQIRNMATIGGNLCNASPAADTAPPLLVYEAVVKAVSIRGERFIPITDFFLGPRQIALAPDELLVEVIVPYRKLGKAGFAYTKIGRRRGHDMSVVAVAVALKLEDGVISDVRIALNSVAPKPVRAYTVERALVGKKPTLEVFEEASKLVVKDISPITDVRAPAEYRLYLSKLLVRELLLEATKGAYRGGFE